A section of the Verrucomicrobium sp. GAS474 genome encodes:
- a CDS encoding HDOD domain-containing protein: protein MSDPTPTPPPGQPLPLSLVCEMARSIPCSPWLLPPLMDLLSKPEKAEANDVQSMIMKDPGLSTAVLRMANSAFFASSAQCETVADAVVRIGFKQLYRIAAGSLAGRWLANQPVGAYGWEPGDLYKHSLCVAVASEALAKKVGHGIQPELAYTAGLLHDVGKLALAHACADQFERIRVHQLEKNIPWRQAEHDLLGYDHTDVGGVLTEGWGYPVSLIEVACYYPRPRMAGNEQQPLVALVHAGKHLATSMGYGVGEDGFSVELDEELLQRLGVTEELLEKLLPEIVTGTEKLLSSGIPS from the coding sequence ATGAGCGATCCCACGCCCACGCCGCCTCCGGGACAGCCGCTGCCTCTCAGCCTCGTTTGCGAGATGGCGCGAAGCATTCCCTGCTCCCCCTGGCTCCTGCCGCCCCTCATGGACCTCCTCTCGAAGCCCGAGAAGGCCGAGGCGAACGACGTCCAGTCGATGATCATGAAGGACCCCGGCCTCTCCACGGCGGTCCTGCGGATGGCCAACTCGGCCTTCTTCGCCTCTTCCGCCCAGTGCGAGACCGTGGCCGACGCCGTCGTCCGGATCGGCTTCAAGCAGCTCTACCGCATCGCCGCCGGTTCCCTCGCGGGCCGCTGGCTGGCGAATCAGCCCGTCGGCGCCTACGGCTGGGAGCCGGGCGATCTTTACAAGCATTCCCTCTGCGTCGCCGTCGCCTCGGAAGCGCTCGCGAAGAAGGTCGGTCACGGCATCCAGCCGGAGCTGGCCTACACCGCGGGCCTCCTCCACGATGTCGGCAAGCTCGCCCTGGCGCACGCCTGCGCCGATCAGTTCGAGCGGATCCGCGTCCACCAGCTGGAAAAGAACATCCCCTGGCGCCAGGCGGAACACGATCTCCTCGGCTACGACCACACCGACGTCGGCGGCGTCCTCACCGAAGGCTGGGGCTATCCCGTCAGCCTCATCGAGGTGGCCTGCTACTATCCCCGTCCTCGGATGGCGGGCAACGAGCAGCAGCCGCTGGTCGCCCTGGTTCATGCCGGGAAGCACCTGGCGACGAGCATGGGCTATGGCGTCGGCGAGGACGGTTTCAGCGTCGAACTCGACGAGGAACTCCTCCAGCGCCTCGGCGTGACCGAGGAACTGCTCGAGAAGCTCCTCCCCGAGATCGTCACGGGGACCGAGAAGCTCCTCAGCAGC
- the flgK gene encoding flagellar hook-associated protein FlgK, which translates to MAHSLGLAGGIYLGNGALQVAQLQIQTAGRNVANASTEGASRQRVVSTEDITLNIGGGDMSIGVVSLGLTSLRNKYLDTQVQNENSNLGYATEMDSFTAEAQDALAEQLSSTQLDPTQATSQTGLTSAATNLYTAWSALGANPTSDNYRDAVSSAANSFVTTAKTIYNQIASVKEGGFTEANTEVATVNSLTTEIANYNVQISKAELNTATAQGVPLNQADDLRDARQLAVEQLSKLANVTVTTNAQHSNMIDIALTDTPGVSLVTGIYGGGAGTSYALSVTGSDPTTGATGYAIGNDLTLTATSASNGTTTASPTGGSLGGLLNIDNNVIGKEQTTASAFSGGSSLLDRYNTFINNVVTGINSAVASGYDQNGAAVTTPFFTTSSSSSTASTGAFDLAVNQVYDLNNANYNNDLIPAATTTAGQLDGSNATKIAALADDPSTLSFYKSVVTTTAAARSAAATNLTSQNLMSTQVTNQRNSVSGISVNDETVDLLTFQRAFEASSKFINTLDQMYQTIINNLG; encoded by the coding sequence ATGGCACACAGTCTTGGTCTTGCGGGCGGAATCTACCTGGGCAACGGCGCGTTGCAGGTCGCCCAGCTGCAGATCCAAACGGCCGGTCGCAACGTCGCGAACGCCTCCACGGAGGGGGCGTCCCGCCAGCGCGTCGTCTCCACGGAGGACATCACGCTGAACATCGGCGGCGGCGACATGAGCATCGGCGTCGTCAGCCTCGGCCTCACCTCGCTCCGCAACAAGTACCTCGACACCCAGGTCCAGAACGAGAACTCCAACCTCGGCTACGCGACCGAGATGGATTCCTTCACCGCCGAGGCGCAGGACGCCCTCGCGGAGCAACTCAGCAGCACCCAGCTCGATCCGACCCAGGCGACGAGCCAGACCGGCCTCACCTCGGCGGCGACGAACCTCTACACCGCGTGGAGCGCCCTCGGCGCGAACCCGACCTCGGACAACTACCGGGATGCGGTCTCCAGCGCGGCGAACTCCTTCGTCACGACGGCGAAGACGATCTACAACCAGATCGCCAGCGTGAAGGAAGGCGGCTTCACCGAGGCCAACACCGAGGTCGCGACGGTCAACTCCCTGACCACCGAGATCGCGAACTACAACGTCCAGATCTCGAAGGCCGAGCTCAACACGGCGACGGCCCAGGGCGTCCCCCTGAACCAGGCCGACGACCTCCGCGACGCCCGGCAGCTGGCGGTGGAGCAGCTTTCCAAGCTCGCGAACGTCACGGTCACGACGAACGCGCAGCACAGCAACATGATCGACATCGCGTTGACCGACACCCCCGGCGTCTCCCTCGTCACCGGGATCTACGGCGGCGGCGCGGGGACCAGCTACGCCCTCTCCGTCACCGGTTCCGACCCGACGACGGGCGCGACCGGCTACGCGATCGGCAACGACCTCACCCTGACCGCCACCTCGGCGTCGAACGGGACGACGACGGCCTCGCCGACGGGCGGCAGCCTCGGCGGCCTCCTCAACATCGACAACAACGTGATCGGCAAGGAGCAGACCACCGCGAGCGCCTTCAGCGGCGGCTCCTCGCTCCTCGACCGCTACAACACTTTCATCAACAACGTCGTCACCGGGATCAACTCCGCGGTGGCCTCGGGCTACGACCAGAACGGTGCCGCCGTGACCACTCCCTTCTTCACCACCAGCTCCTCCTCCTCGACCGCCAGCACCGGCGCCTTCGACCTCGCCGTGAACCAGGTCTACGACCTGAACAACGCGAACTACAACAACGACCTCATCCCGGCGGCGACGACGACCGCCGGCCAGCTCGACGGCAGCAACGCGACGAAGATCGCGGCGCTGGCCGACGATCCCAGCACGCTCTCCTTCTACAAGTCGGTCGTCACGACGACGGCGGCGGCCCGGAGCGCGGCGGCGACGAACCTCACTTCGCAGAATCTCATGAGCACCCAGGTCACGAACCAGCGGAACTCGGTTTCCGGCATCTCGGTGAACGACGAAACCGTCGACCTCCTCACCTTCCAGCGCGCCTTCGAGGCCTCCTCGAAGTTCATCAACACGCTGGACCAGATGTACCAGACGATCATCAACAACCTCGGTTAA
- the fliW gene encoding flagellar assembly protein FliW gives MAELDPIEREILDKTFTFPQGIPGFPTLHRFVFSQEEGHRPFTVMRSVEDVNVAFVVIEAFYLKPDYVMDVDDIELEPIGSPGPLDCVILFIIRLESGKPFRIHANLRAPLVLHKEKKLGSQIVLHDARYSEQETFEF, from the coding sequence ATGGCCGAACTTGACCCCATCGAGAGGGAAATCCTCGATAAAACCTTCACGTTTCCGCAGGGGATCCCCGGTTTCCCCACGCTCCACCGCTTCGTCTTCTCGCAGGAGGAGGGCCACCGCCCCTTCACCGTCATGCGGAGCGTCGAGGACGTCAACGTCGCCTTCGTGGTGATCGAGGCCTTCTACCTGAAGCCCGATTACGTCATGGACGTCGACGACATCGAGCTCGAGCCCATCGGTTCCCCCGGGCCGCTCGACTGCGTCATCCTTTTCATCATCCGCCTCGAAAGCGGGAAGCCGTTCCGCATCCACGCGAACCTCCGCGCGCCTCTCGTCCTCCACAAGGAGAAGAAGCTGGGCAGCCAGATCGTCCTCCACGATGCCCGCTACTCCGAGCAGGAAACCTTCGAATTCTAG
- the csrA gene encoding carbon storage regulator CsrA has product MLVLSRKPGESIKLGDEIEVVIVAVEGQRVRIGIKAPREVRILRTEIDPKIIQSNQDAVLKPNVLPADLLRQAAEARARKDGEGK; this is encoded by the coding sequence ATGTTAGTACTTTCCAGAAAGCCCGGAGAATCGATCAAGCTGGGAGACGAGATCGAGGTTGTCATCGTCGCCGTCGAGGGCCAGCGCGTCCGCATCGGCATCAAGGCCCCCCGCGAAGTCCGCATCCTCCGCACCGAAATCGACCCGAAGATCATCCAGTCGAACCAGGACGCCGTCCTGAAGCCGAACGTCCTTCCCGCCGACCTCCTGCGGCAGGCCGCCGAGGCCCGCGCCCGCAAGGACGGGGAGGGGAAGTAA
- the flgN gene encoding flagellar export chaperone FlgN — translation MTTATSETLPVENEAGQIVLQQLEEMLDELIQCQRDEQECILNRDVTRLPTICEKITHLTTNLERHQLNLKTFIQARPLSEGQDRLRQECVKKFRRMQDLAQQNHMLLENSLRFLQQVMCEFLGAKRKQTTYNHMGSISSAFAGSGLLMDVKV, via the coding sequence ATGACCACCGCGACCTCCGAAACCCTCCCTGTCGAAAACGAAGCCGGCCAGATCGTCCTCCAGCAGCTCGAAGAGATGCTCGACGAATTGATCCAGTGCCAGCGGGACGAGCAGGAATGCATCCTGAACCGGGACGTGACGCGGCTTCCCACGATCTGCGAGAAGATCACCCACCTCACGACGAACCTGGAACGGCACCAGCTCAACCTCAAGACCTTCATCCAGGCCCGCCCGCTCTCCGAGGGGCAGGACCGCCTCCGGCAGGAGTGCGTGAAGAAGTTCCGCCGGATGCAGGACCTCGCCCAGCAGAACCACATGCTCCTGGAGAACAGCCTCCGCTTCCTCCAGCAGGTGATGTGCGAGTTCCTCGGCGCGAAGCGGAAGCAGACCACCTACAACCACATGGGATCGATCTCCAGCGCCTTCGCGGGCAGCGGCCTGCTGATGGACGTGAAGGTCTAG
- a CDS encoding chemotaxis protein CheD, with protein MNTPLAPTSASGTEYRETIVGVADIKMASGASWIITTYALGSCLGITLYDPAKKIGGMLHAMLPDSKLHQSQGATKIAMFLDSGMNELLAQLKKAGAGSHLECKVFGGSQVMSADKFFRIGDRNIETFKTLSQTLGLRVGAWEVGGHVNRTIKFYLESGQVSVRTPNQPLFWK; from the coding sequence TTGAACACCCCGCTTGCCCCCACCTCAGCGTCGGGAACGGAATATCGGGAAACGATCGTCGGAGTGGCCGATATCAAGATGGCCTCCGGGGCCTCCTGGATCATCACGACCTACGCCCTCGGTTCCTGTCTCGGCATCACCCTCTACGATCCGGCCAAGAAGATCGGCGGAATGCTCCATGCGATGCTTCCCGACTCGAAGCTCCACCAGAGCCAGGGCGCGACGAAGATCGCCATGTTCCTCGACAGCGGGATGAACGAGCTCCTCGCCCAGCTCAAGAAGGCGGGCGCGGGAAGCCACCTGGAGTGCAAGGTCTTCGGCGGCTCCCAGGTGATGAGTGCCGACAAGTTCTTCCGCATCGGCGACCGGAACATCGAGACCTTCAAGACCCTCAGCCAGACCCTCGGCCTCCGCGTCGGTGCCTGGGAAGTCGGCGGCCACGTCAATCGAACGATCAAATTCTATCTCGAATCGGGACAGGTCTCCGTTCGGACCCCCAACCAACCTCTCTTTTGGAAATGA